From a single Streptomyces sp. NBC_00237 genomic region:
- a CDS encoding DNA repair ATPase: MNTATVTGTGDTGSGPVGTEQVPQAGVGGEQGTSGNGAGGEQATSGNGASDRIKNTARENTGTTATEIPASAVDLGTYEVLRDRLTAQAADLTARTEALNGARIAAFGSRDLALTGTECVRTAAPSLPSDLVAIGDALLLGHRREPAPMTGPRVADVFSLYDRTGELLPESAVPGLLDDPAFLAAFDELHRYFHSARLLQLRRTDGKLLAVFRTGGRASDRRVLRWALSVDGSVRFLDAQGERDHVLPPAHDVTWIPATREDQVLGRHPHFSVVDGALYVTTVGGLLTVKTENDTESPDGIHSEPVDEPLQALADAEVAHARVGALILLRVRPYKEDTARHLVFHSLTGTVVRLDGLGRSCRRLPDDQGVVFPGGYALASGPSRTFDAVDPQGLEFEGEVRAPNGEDVLYIYRDQATGRTLLLPYNLIRKSAATPLTGDGFALFDDGALAVLRGSGEPGRVHQVQWWNSPYVSDVHAAAAPTGTGPLARIGNADLVRGISDCLTITRQATEATPTVAVYEALTAACTRITDRYHWLGDPAAGGLRATLEEVRKTAGQVLEEFRAVTAQTRQAGEALDTAASHLARLVRQVRGEAPATAEEWIVRITELRAARGRLIACKELRYADTGRIDAVAQEAEADIASAAGRAVAFLGREDAFAGYHAQTAQQASLIAEISTVAEVTPLDERLAGRATGLRTLTEVVTGLDIADVTVRTSILERVAEVLGGINRVRAELDVRRRTLLEGEGRAEFAAEFALLGQSVTAALAAAHTPEECDAALARLLLQLENLEARFAEHDDFLDAIEEQRTELQGTFAARRQTLHDARARRADHLAASAHRALEAIGRRAATLGSDEAVPTYFASDPMVAKVRRTVGHLRELGDEVRADELEGRLKAARQEAARTLRDRTELYADGGATIRLGRHRFAVATGEPELTVVPADDGTMAFALTGTDYRAPVTGPAFAATRPYWSQTLVSESPEVYRAEHLAARLLTEHGAQPLAEALAEAGEDAVPVLIRQAAEAAYDEGYERGVHDHDATVILRAVLRLHETAGLLRHPAAVRATAQLFWAHGTTGAARERWQRAAVSLVRARETFGTAPALDALRAELALAVASFLSATPGAEGPGRRTGEESGAPATPYSGLLFDGFGRPAEQSVPGSDGSGAPETPRTRILSPHGSTGLAVHGSGTPAPTSQARVVAVYLVEELALGSAFATSTAARTLLDKFRRAMGSCPYETDLRDCLVAGDLASARLLVEGWLVPYAAACGEGVDLGDLAEAVAVELCPHLPRREVDAEWKATVSGLLGTHPRITRGSLSLRLDEFLSRTADFAHRAVPGFRAYQKLRGELVAAERARLRLEEHRPRAMSSFVRNRLVDEVYLPLIGDNLAKQLGAADSGRRTDHSGLLLLLSPPGYGKTTLMEYVAERLGMLLVKVDGPALGHDVTSLDPAEAPNATARKEIEKISFALAAGNNVLLYLDDIQHTSPELLQKFIPLCDTTRSLNGHDLRGKRFAVCMAGNPYTESGQRFRIPDMLANRADVWNLGDVLTGKQDAFAASFVENALTSHPTLAPLAGGNRSDLDVLVRLAADDPTARADRLTRAISGPELDRIQAVLRHLLTARDTVLAVNAAYIASAARTDASRTRPPFQLQGSYRNMNKIVQRISPAMNAAELTAVIDDHYRSEAQTLTTGAESNLLELAALRGTLTPEQAARREEIATAYVREQALGGTGDDGVGRAVAALGLLADRMAAVESAIVRATDPRHLLNLPTGRHAARGEDASTD, from the coding sequence ATGAACACCGCCACCGTTACGGGCACGGGCGACACGGGCAGCGGTCCGGTAGGTACGGAACAGGTCCCGCAGGCGGGCGTGGGCGGGGAGCAGGGCACGAGCGGGAACGGCGCGGGCGGGGAGCAGGCCACGAGCGGGAACGGCGCGAGCGACCGGATCAAGAACACCGCTCGCGAGAACACAGGAACCACGGCCACGGAGATCCCCGCGTCCGCCGTCGACCTCGGCACGTACGAAGTCCTTCGCGACCGGCTCACCGCCCAGGCAGCGGACCTCACCGCACGTACCGAAGCTCTGAACGGGGCCCGCATCGCCGCGTTCGGCTCCCGTGACTTGGCCCTGACGGGTACGGAGTGCGTGCGCACGGCCGCGCCGAGCCTGCCGAGTGACCTCGTCGCGATAGGAGACGCCCTGCTCCTGGGCCACCGCCGCGAGCCCGCCCCCATGACAGGTCCGCGCGTCGCCGACGTCTTCTCCCTCTACGACCGTACGGGCGAGCTGCTGCCGGAGTCCGCCGTCCCCGGGCTCCTCGACGACCCGGCGTTCCTCGCCGCCTTCGACGAGCTGCACCGTTACTTCCACAGCGCGCGCCTGCTGCAACTGCGCCGCACAGATGGCAAGTTGCTCGCCGTGTTCCGTACGGGTGGACGCGCCTCGGACCGGCGGGTGCTGCGCTGGGCGCTCTCCGTGGACGGAAGCGTCCGGTTCCTGGACGCACAGGGCGAGCGCGACCACGTCCTCCCGCCCGCGCACGACGTCACCTGGATCCCGGCCACCCGTGAAGACCAGGTACTCGGCCGCCACCCGCACTTCTCCGTCGTCGACGGCGCCCTCTATGTCACCACCGTCGGCGGCCTCCTGACGGTGAAGACCGAGAACGACACCGAGTCGCCCGACGGCATCCACTCCGAGCCCGTCGACGAACCCCTTCAGGCGCTCGCCGACGCGGAGGTCGCGCACGCCAGGGTCGGCGCGCTGATTCTGCTGCGGGTGCGCCCGTACAAGGAGGACACCGCCCGCCACCTGGTCTTCCACTCCCTCACCGGCACCGTCGTCCGCCTCGACGGCCTCGGCCGGTCCTGCCGCAGGCTCCCCGACGACCAGGGCGTCGTCTTCCCCGGCGGGTACGCGCTCGCCTCCGGCCCGTCCAGAACGTTCGACGCGGTCGACCCCCAGGGCCTGGAGTTCGAGGGTGAGGTGCGTGCGCCCAACGGCGAGGACGTGCTGTACATCTACCGCGACCAGGCCACCGGCCGCACCCTGCTCCTCCCGTACAACCTGATCCGCAAGTCGGCCGCCACGCCGCTCACCGGCGACGGGTTCGCCCTCTTCGACGACGGGGCGCTGGCCGTCCTGCGCGGGAGCGGAGAGCCCGGACGCGTGCACCAGGTGCAGTGGTGGAACAGCCCGTACGTCTCCGACGTGCACGCGGCAGCCGCACCCACCGGCACGGGGCCGCTCGCCCGGATCGGCAACGCCGACCTGGTACGCGGCATCTCCGACTGCCTGACCATCACCCGGCAGGCCACCGAGGCGACCCCGACGGTCGCGGTGTACGAGGCCCTGACGGCCGCCTGCACACGGATCACCGACCGCTACCACTGGCTCGGCGACCCGGCGGCGGGCGGCCTGCGCGCGACACTGGAGGAGGTACGGAAGACCGCCGGCCAGGTACTGGAGGAGTTCCGGGCCGTCACCGCCCAGACCCGGCAGGCGGGCGAAGCACTCGACACCGCCGCCTCCCACCTCGCCCGGCTCGTGCGCCAGGTCCGTGGCGAGGCACCCGCGACGGCGGAGGAGTGGATCGTACGGATCACGGAACTGCGCGCCGCACGCGGCCGCTTGATCGCTTGCAAGGAGCTGCGGTACGCGGACACGGGACGCATCGATGCCGTCGCGCAGGAGGCCGAAGCAGACATCGCCTCGGCGGCGGGACGCGCGGTCGCTTTCCTCGGACGCGAGGACGCGTTCGCCGGGTACCACGCGCAGACGGCACAGCAGGCTTCACTGATCGCCGAGATCAGTACCGTCGCCGAGGTGACACCGCTTGACGAGCGGCTGGCCGGGCGGGCCACCGGGCTGCGCACCCTCACCGAGGTCGTCACCGGCCTCGACATAGCCGACGTGACGGTACGCACCTCCATCCTGGAACGGGTCGCTGAGGTGCTCGGCGGCATCAACCGCGTACGGGCCGAACTGGACGTCCGGCGGCGCACGCTCCTGGAGGGCGAGGGACGGGCCGAGTTCGCCGCCGAATTCGCCCTGCTCGGGCAGTCGGTGACGGCTGCGCTCGCCGCAGCGCACACTCCCGAGGAGTGCGACGCGGCACTCGCCCGGCTGCTGCTCCAGCTGGAGAACCTGGAGGCGCGGTTCGCCGAACACGACGACTTCCTCGACGCGATCGAGGAGCAGCGCACCGAACTCCAGGGCACCTTCGCAGCCCGCCGCCAGACCCTGCACGACGCGCGGGCCCGTCGCGCCGACCACCTCGCCGCCTCGGCCCACCGGGCCTTGGAAGCGATCGGCCGACGGGCCGCCACTCTCGGCTCCGACGAAGCCGTCCCCACGTACTTCGCCTCCGACCCGATGGTCGCCAAGGTCCGCCGCACCGTCGGCCACCTGCGTGAACTCGGCGACGAGGTGCGGGCCGACGAGCTGGAGGGACGCCTCAAGGCCGCCCGCCAGGAGGCCGCCCGCACCCTGCGGGACCGCACCGAGCTGTACGCGGACGGCGGCGCGACCATCCGCCTGGGCCGCCACCGCTTCGCCGTCGCCACCGGCGAGCCGGAACTCACCGTGGTCCCCGCCGACGACGGCACCATGGCCTTCGCCCTCACCGGCACCGACTACCGTGCCCCCGTCACCGGCCCGGCCTTCGCCGCCACCCGCCCCTACTGGTCCCAGACCCTGGTATCGGAATCGCCCGAGGTCTACCGGGCGGAACACCTTGCGGCGCGGCTCCTGACCGAACACGGCGCGCAGCCACTCGCCGAGGCCCTCGCGGAGGCCGGGGAGGACGCCGTGCCCGTCCTGATCCGGCAGGCGGCAGAAGCCGCGTACGACGAAGGCTACGAGCGCGGCGTCCACGACCACGACGCGACGGTCATCCTGCGCGCCGTCCTGCGACTGCACGAAACGGCCGGGCTGCTGCGTCACCCCGCCGCTGTGCGGGCCACGGCCCAGCTCTTCTGGGCACACGGCACCACCGGAGCCGCGCGTGAGCGATGGCAGCGGGCGGCGGTCTCGCTCGTCCGGGCGCGCGAGACGTTCGGGACGGCACCGGCCCTCGATGCGCTGCGGGCCGAACTGGCCCTCGCAGTAGCTTCCTTCCTGTCCGCAACGCCCGGTGCTGAGGGCCCGGGCAGGCGGACGGGGGAGGAGTCCGGCGCTCCGGCTACGCCGTACAGTGGCCTGCTCTTCGACGGTTTCGGCCGTCCCGCCGAACAGAGCGTCCCGGGCTCCGACGGTTCGGGCGCACCAGAGACACCACGTACCCGGATACTTTCGCCGCACGGCTCCACGGGCCTGGCCGTCCATGGCTCCGGCACCCCGGCACCCACGTCGCAGGCTCGCGTCGTAGCCGTGTACCTGGTCGAGGAACTCGCCCTCGGTTCCGCGTTCGCCACGAGTACCGCCGCCCGCACCCTGCTCGACAAGTTCCGCCGTGCGATGGGGTCCTGCCCGTACGAGACGGACCTCCGGGACTGCCTGGTTGCTGGTGACCTCGCCTCGGCGCGTCTCTTGGTCGAGGGCTGGCTCGTGCCGTACGCCGCCGCTTGTGGCGAGGGCGTCGACCTGGGCGATCTCGCCGAAGCTGTCGCCGTCGAGCTCTGCCCGCACCTGCCGCGCCGCGAGGTGGATGCCGAATGGAAGGCCACCGTCTCCGGCCTGCTCGGCACCCACCCCCGGATCACCCGCGGCTCGCTCTCGCTGCGGCTCGACGAATTCCTCTCCCGTACGGCAGACTTCGCTCACCGTGCGGTGCCCGGCTTCCGCGCGTACCAGAAGCTGCGCGGCGAGCTGGTCGCCGCCGAGCGGGCCCGGCTGCGTCTGGAGGAGCACCGACCCCGCGCCATGTCCTCCTTCGTGCGCAACCGGCTCGTCGACGAGGTGTACCTCCCGCTGATCGGCGACAACCTCGCCAAGCAGCTCGGTGCGGCGGACAGCGGCAGGCGCACCGACCACAGCGGGCTGCTCCTGCTCCTCTCCCCGCCGGGCTACGGCAAGACGACGCTGATGGAGTACGTGGCCGAGCGGCTCGGCATGCTCCTGGTCAAGGTCGACGGGCCCGCGCTGGGCCACGACGTCACGTCCCTCGATCCGGCCGAGGCGCCGAACGCGACGGCCCGCAAGGAGATCGAGAAGATCAGCTTCGCGCTGGCGGCGGGCAACAACGTGCTGCTGTACCTGGACGACATCCAGCACACCTCGCCCGAACTCCTCCAGAAGTTCATCCCGCTGTGCGACACCACCCGCTCCCTGAACGGACACGACCTGCGGGGCAAGCGGTTCGCCGTGTGCATGGCGGGCAACCCGTACACCGAGTCCGGGCAGCGCTTCCGGATCCCCGACATGCTCGCCAACCGGGCCGACGTGTGGAACCTCGGCGACGTCCTGACCGGAAAGCAGGACGCCTTCGCGGCCAGCTTCGTCGAGAACGCCCTCACCTCCCACCCGACCCTCGCACCGCTCGCCGGAGGAAACCGCAGTGACCTCGACGTGCTCGTACGGCTCGCCGCCGACGACCCCACCGCCCGCGCCGACCGCCTGACCCGTGCCATCTCCGGCCCGGAACTCGACCGTATCCAGGCTGTGTTGCGGCACCTCCTCACTGCCCGCGACACGGTCCTCGCGGTCAACGCGGCGTACATCGCCTCCGCCGCGCGGACGGACGCCTCCCGCACCCGGCCGCCCTTCCAGCTCCAGGGCTCCTACCGCAACATGAACAAGATCGTCCAGCGGATCAGCCCCGCCATGAACGCCGCCGAGCTGACCGCCGTGATAGACGACCACTACCGCAGCGAGGCCCAGACCCTCACCACCGGCGCCGAGTCCAACCTCCTGGAACTCGCCGCCCTGCGCGGCACGCTCACCCCCGAACAGGCCGCCCGCCGCGAGGAGATCGCCACGGCGTACGTACGAGAGCAGGCACTCGGCGGCACCGGGGACGACGGCGTAGGGCGCGCCGTAGCCGCCCTGGGCCTGCTCGCCGACCGCATGGCGGCGGTGGAGTCGGCCATCGTCCGGGCCACCGACCCCCGGCATCTGCTGAACCTGCCGACGGGACGGCACGCGGCACGCGGGGAAGACGCATCCACCGACTGA
- a CDS encoding alpha/beta fold hydrolase, producing the protein MILHGGHMRAGLALGEEVFAARDCTVLVPSRPGYGGTPLASGRTPAEFADRVAELCARLGIEQAEAVVGISAGGPTAVALAARHPALASRLVLMSAVGPMPWPDAATRRAARIGFHPAVEGAVWGAVRQLLRVAPDAGLRLLLRDLTTLPARALVTGLRADERDQLAGLFSRMRSGRGFANDLVSVPDLTAQVDIPTLVIASRRDGSVPFAHAEALAGIRHAQLWESDADSHFVWFGDGREQTAARLRAFLDTPVA; encoded by the coding sequence GTGATCCTGCACGGTGGCCACATGCGAGCCGGGCTGGCGCTGGGTGAGGAAGTGTTCGCCGCCCGGGACTGCACCGTGCTGGTGCCCTCCCGGCCCGGCTACGGCGGGACACCGCTGGCGTCCGGTCGCACACCCGCGGAGTTCGCCGACCGCGTGGCGGAACTGTGCGCGCGGCTCGGCATCGAGCAGGCGGAGGCGGTGGTGGGGATTTCCGCCGGAGGGCCCACAGCAGTCGCTCTGGCCGCCCGGCACCCCGCTCTGGCGTCCCGGCTGGTCCTGATGAGCGCCGTCGGACCGATGCCGTGGCCCGATGCCGCTACCCGGCGGGCCGCTCGTATCGGCTTCCACCCCGCCGTCGAGGGCGCCGTCTGGGGTGCCGTACGGCAGCTGTTGCGCGTCGCACCCGATGCGGGGCTGCGGCTGCTGCTGCGCGACCTGACCACCCTGCCCGCCCGGGCCCTGGTCACGGGGCTGCGGGCGGACGAACGGGACCAGCTGGCCGGACTCTTCTCCCGGATGAGGTCGGGCCGAGGATTCGCCAACGACCTGGTCTCCGTACCCGATCTCACCGCACAGGTGGACATACCCACTCTGGTGATCGCCTCCCGGCGCGACGGCTCGGTTCCCTTCGCCCATGCCGAAGCCCTCGCCGGTATACGGCACGCACAGCTGTGGGAGAGCGATGCGGACAGCCACTTCGTCTGGTTCGGCGACGGACGGGAGCAGACAGCCGCACGATTACGTGCCTTCCTGGACACGCCGGTCGCCTGA
- a CDS encoding uridine kinase: protein MNLPRLLLIGGGAGSGKTSLARAVAQQVPGTGVVHLDSCYHQDVALAPSVPRLDGVPGRIVDFSNPQALDPVRISAALDEHFGAPLTIVEGIFALALNRLVEKASWTVFVDVPADLRVVRKTIRNLTEGRDPLPGLLGYAHTVRAFDLYVAPTRQTAGLVLNGTLPIEDQAASLVKRLEL from the coding sequence GTGAACCTGCCCCGTCTCCTCCTGATCGGCGGTGGCGCCGGATCGGGGAAGACCTCGCTGGCCCGCGCCGTGGCCCAACAGGTGCCCGGCACGGGCGTGGTTCACCTCGATTCCTGCTACCACCAGGACGTGGCGCTCGCTCCCAGCGTTCCCCGGCTGGACGGAGTCCCGGGACGGATCGTGGATTTCAGCAATCCGCAGGCCCTCGATCCCGTCCGGATCAGCGCGGCTCTCGACGAGCACTTCGGGGCACCGTTGACGATTGTGGAGGGCATCTTCGCGCTTGCCCTCAACCGCCTGGTCGAGAAGGCGTCCTGGACGGTATTCGTCGACGTCCCGGCGGACCTGCGGGTAGTCCGCAAGACGATCCGCAACCTGACTGAGGGCAGGGACCCGCTGCCGGGTCTGCTCGGATACGCCCATACCGTGCGTGCCTTCGACCTCTACGTAGCGCCGACCCGGCAGACAGCCGGGCTAGTCCTTAACGGCACGCTGCCCATCGAGGACCAGGCAGCCTCGCTCGTGAAGCGCCTGGAGCTGTAA
- a CDS encoding alpha/beta hydrolase, with product MRFTSEQRLDDGVLEREFTLGQIPGILWTPASLPAPTPLILLGHPPLGLRRMYPRLVDRARHSAAEGFAAATIELPGSGDRPRWPAAEQARADLRRVMEDRRPVTDEIVDALILPLVDKAVPEWQAALDALLSLPEIGGPVGYSGGLISIGIRLAVVEPRIVAAGFFAGSLVPRAMFEEARQVTIPLHVLLQWDDEGNDRQAALDLFDAFGSKEKSLHANMGGHTGVPQFAGVAATQFFTRHLK from the coding sequence ATGCGTTTCACTTCCGAGCAGCGCCTCGACGACGGCGTCCTCGAACGCGAATTCACCCTCGGTCAGATTCCCGGCATCCTGTGGACACCTGCATCCCTACCAGCGCCGACACCGCTGATCCTGCTCGGCCACCCTCCCCTCGGGCTGCGCAGGATGTACCCCCGACTGGTGGACCGCGCCCGGCACTCCGCAGCCGAGGGCTTCGCCGCAGCCACCATCGAGCTCCCCGGAAGCGGCGACCGGCCCCGCTGGCCCGCCGCCGAGCAGGCCCGCGCTGACCTCCGCCGCGTGATGGAGGACCGCCGGCCGGTCACCGACGAGATCGTCGACGCCCTCATCCTCCCGCTGGTCGACAAGGCGGTTCCGGAATGGCAGGCCGCCCTGGACGCCCTCCTGTCGCTGCCCGAGATCGGTGGCCCGGTCGGGTACTCGGGGGGATTGATCTCCATCGGCATCCGGCTGGCGGTGGTCGAGCCGCGCATCGTGGCCGCCGGTTTCTTCGCCGGGAGTCTCGTGCCTCGCGCGATGTTCGAGGAGGCCCGGCAGGTCACCATCCCGCTGCACGTCCTGCTGCAGTGGGACGACGAAGGGAACGACCGGCAGGCAGCCCTGGACCTGTTCGACGCGTTCGGCTCCAAAGAGAAGTCCCTGCACGCCAACATGGGCGGGCACACCGGCGTCCCACAGTTCGCCGGGGTCGCCGCGACCCAGTTCTTCACACGGCACCTGAAGTGA
- a CDS encoding HAD-IA family hydrolase, giving the protein MTITAVLFDVDGVLLDSTTAHRRVWDEWSRLRGLSAEKVWQLTFGRRPEDTVRDAAPHLNAAAERRVLDQLLSREEDHFPAVEGAAPLLRSLPAGKWAIVTSGDRESVHRRFAAADLPLPDVQVFATDVEQGKPAPDCFLLAASRLAVDPSQCLVVEDAPVGARAGKAAGCTVVGLTTTHPANAISAADFCVPTLQQVGALLIAHGMITDVSEGMMPFSG; this is encoded by the coding sequence GTGACGATTACAGCTGTGCTCTTCGATGTTGACGGGGTCCTACTGGACTCCACAACCGCTCACCGCAGGGTGTGGGATGAATGGTCACGGCTGCGCGGTCTCAGCGCGGAGAAGGTCTGGCAGCTGACATTCGGTCGCCGGCCGGAGGACACCGTCAGGGACGCGGCTCCGCACCTCAACGCAGCCGCCGAACGACGGGTCCTGGATCAACTTCTGTCCCGTGAAGAGGACCACTTCCCGGCCGTCGAAGGAGCGGCCCCTCTGTTGAGGTCGCTGCCTGCCGGCAAGTGGGCCATCGTTACCTCGGGCGACCGGGAATCTGTGCATCGACGGTTCGCTGCGGCTGATCTGCCCCTGCCTGACGTGCAGGTATTCGCTACGGACGTGGAGCAGGGAAAGCCCGCTCCTGACTGTTTCCTTCTCGCCGCCTCGCGACTGGCCGTTGATCCTTCCCAATGTCTGGTCGTCGAAGACGCACCTGTCGGCGCCCGTGCAGGCAAAGCAGCGGGTTGCACGGTCGTCGGACTGACGACAACTCATCCAGCGAACGCCATCTCCGCGGCGGACTTCTGTGTGCCCACACTGCAACAGGTGGGTGCGCTACTTATCGCGCACGGGATGATCACTGACGTGAGCGAGGGAATGATGCCGTTCAGCGGGTGA
- a CDS encoding peptidase dimerization domain-containing protein: MVGAICRAAHLVRLLDEAQLPGPDTGSGFPLGPKLSVTALHGGQGFSVTPSRFELKVDVRTTPSFDAHDAETVVRKAVAELDADLPAAVPTEVVPVAFWPPFHLDEDEQPAAALLQAAAGGPLRPGENRGPQQHRQPAGR, translated from the coding sequence GTGGTAGGTGCGATTTGCCGCGCCGCCCACCTCGTACGGCTCCTGGACGAGGCGCAACTCCCCGGCCCGGACACCGGCTCGGGATTTCCGCTGGGGCCGAAGCTGTCGGTGACCGCCCTGCACGGCGGCCAGGGCTTCTCGGTGACTCCCTCCCGGTTCGAGCTGAAAGTCGACGTACGCACCACCCCCTCCTTCGACGCGCACGACGCCGAGACGGTGGTCCGCAAGGCGGTCGCCGAACTCGACGCCGACCTGCCCGCTGCCGTACCGACGGAGGTCGTCCCGGTCGCGTTCTGGCCGCCCTTCCACCTTGATGAGGACGAACAGCCCGCCGCCGCACTCCTGCAAGCTGCGGCAGGCGGGCCTCTGCGTCCGGGCGAAAACCGCGGACCCCAGCAACATCGGCAACCTGCTGGCCGGTGA
- a CDS encoding NUDIX domain-containing protein, translating to MSSDLAHPVIDTHVIVRDGDKILFSQRGGPYGRGRWHMPSGKLDEGETISAGAARELFEETSLEVAPNHLRLVQVVHHRQDDTMTRIGFFFEATEWKGDPVNQEPSKCMALEWFTVHELPDDIIEYPEAGLRGYLDNAGQLSEHNWA from the coding sequence ATGAGTAGCGACCTGGCACACCCGGTCATCGACACGCACGTGATCGTGCGCGACGGTGACAAGATCCTCTTCTCGCAGCGCGGCGGCCCGTACGGACGGGGACGCTGGCACATGCCCTCCGGGAAACTCGACGAGGGCGAAACGATCAGCGCCGGCGCAGCCCGCGAGCTGTTCGAGGAGACCAGTCTGGAAGTCGCCCCAAACCACCTGCGACTCGTCCAGGTCGTGCACCACCGGCAGGACGACACGATGACCAGGATCGGCTTCTTCTTCGAGGCAACTGAGTGGAAGGGTGATCCCGTCAACCAGGAACCGTCCAAGTGCATGGCCCTGGAGTGGTTCACCGTCCACGAACTGCCCGACGACATCATCGAATACCCCGAGGCGGGCCTGCGCGGCTACCTGGACAACGCAGGTCAGCTTTCCGAGCACAACTGGGCATAG